TACTTTATTAAAATTCCCTCAAAAAAGAAAAAGAGAAATACACGAAAGACAGCTGTCTCTCTGTGTATTCCTCTTTTGATTTATGTTTAAACGGCTGTTAAAATTGTCGGCACCTTTGGATCGGTATCAAAAAGGTCGAATTGTTCACCGACAATGATTCCGCGGCTTTCCAGTGTCTGGGCTACAGACATTCTCGCCAGATCCTTAATATTGTTATCCTGGCTTAAATGGGCAAGATAAAAGCTCTTCGTCCGGTCGCCGGCCACTTCACTCATCGCCAGCGCCGCATCCTCATTGGATACATGGCCGACATCGCTTAGGATTCTTCTTTTAATATTCCACGGGTAGCGGCCCATGCGAAGCATCTGGACATCATGATTGCTTTCAAAGACGTAAGCCTCTGCATTGGAAATCAGGCCTTTCATACGGTCGCTGACGTAGCCTGTATCGGTAATCAGGACAAGCTTTTTCCCGTTATGATGGAACACATAAAACATCGGGTCTGCTGCATCATGGGACACCCCGAAGGATTGAATATCCAGGGATCCGAATGTTTTCACGGCTTCCATATCAAAATGAAACTTCTGGTCAACCGGGACTTGCCCAATCAGTCCGTCCATGGCCAGCCATGTTTTTTCATTGGCATAGATCGGGAGGTTATACTTGCGGGCAAGAATCCCGACACCTTTGATATGGTCGCTATGCTCATGGGTCACCAGTATGCCTGAAAGCTTGCCGATGTCCCGGCCAATATGCTGAAATAATCCTTCCATTTGCTTCCCGCTTAAACCGGCATCCACCAGAAAAGAATGTTCCTCCGTCTCGACAAAGATTGCATTCCCA
The window above is part of the Cytobacillus sp. FSL H8-0458 genome. Proteins encoded here:
- a CDS encoding MBL fold metallo-hydrolase is translated as MSLQFSVLASGSTGNAIFVETEEHSFLVDAGLSGKQMEGLFQHIGRDIGKLSGILVTHEHSDHIKGVGILARKYNLPIYANEKTWLAMDGLIGQVPVDQKFHFDMEAVKTFGSLDIQSFGVSHDAADPMFYVFHHNGKKLVLITDTGYVSDRMKGLISNAEAYVFESNHDVQMLRMGRYPWNIKRRILSDVGHVSNEDAALAMSEVAGDRTKSFYLAHLSQDNNIKDLARMSVAQTLESRGIIVGEQFDLFDTDPKVPTILTAV